A genomic region of Elaeis guineensis isolate ETL-2024a chromosome 9, EG11, whole genome shotgun sequence contains the following coding sequences:
- the LOC105051243 gene encoding LOW QUALITY PROTEIN: probable histidine kinase 2 (The sequence of the model RefSeq protein was modified relative to this genomic sequence to represent the inferred CDS: inserted 2 bases in 2 codons) codes for MEEKSMKASNLVNKYGWIIFPLLLLGLGVSIIIVSVVMTRNAEKAIMKDSDDMLTMLFARLDQRLVEMNGYTFNVATLLNPIGNLSKFFDIKRMVVPRLFAAFMVLPWVSEISYVRVNGLLFSYYHDKNKIIAVFSNTSHSSSNSTTYHLYRQSVDQSTGEVFGDAIPFTQLYSNSQWLQDAFNGKSGNASLGVGWGNARDDQMLFFTAPVAKAGVVSVGITVKDFVGNISSIYLHGALIYIGLEDGPPHTRYMLRNSTIFAFDRKDNLQKAAYANISCQVENYVGQGVGPSNDNYLSILGRTYKYSCGELNMYGIRVVSIVALAYKKSIILVQNIQIVLLQLESLMILGVIIGSYIIFLLFRRSQVQETLLRASLIKQKEKNQHEERKSMNKSLAFASASHDVRNNLAAIXGLVELCRTDAPQDSELERNLEKANSCASKLLGILNSVLDTSKVEAGKMQLEEVEFDMAQVLEESIDIFYVLALKKGVEVIWDPCDCSVFRSSKVKGDCRRLAQILDNLLGNAVKFTSKGHVVVRAWAKKLSIENLKHSYQHGCHFTNLFDCLPKGLWKDADVDMDLDTLNSIQHDPNSIEFIFEVDDTGIGIPKEKRASVFENYVQVNESTIGGHEGTGLGLGIVQSYVHLMGGNINIQDKEPGXRGTCFRFNIFLKSNEISFNGEGEGTNTNSNLVSNLSHERYIFASSDPYTEKNDTVQSNIRAMALRRGLKMEGIHSLLLVQGDETRRILQRWMENSGINVWAILQPELLYPSLEKIKNDLSFSKRFDSVSSNVSSENDYKKEKEEYFSSKDEDDQNLPITSKKDHNRISFGGSSTYVIVIIDMSCGNITEMCSILKNFTSSIHNMQYKIVWLANSDTPSADLEISKEVVCDLILQKPLHGSRLYALLKLLQEFGGIDEGHPPQVQNLCNSVQRSTNQGTAIDRSKISFNSLAPQSSQHFHARSPMRCNVDDEKPLSGMNVLLVEDASTLRHLSTIMLSHFGAIVESSENGLAALSLIKKALREAAYLHDGSIQVQGTSKNFRYDIVLMDCEMPIMNGFEATRYIREEEKYYGLHIPIIALTAHTTPEEERKIVISGMDFHLTKPLQIDQLLKAINSVCQKEKY; via the exons ATGGAAGAAAAGAGCATGAAGGCATCCAACCTCGTCAATAAGTATGGTTGGATCATCTTCCCTCTG TTATTATTGGGACTGGGCGTTAGCATCATCATTGTATCAGTTGTCATGACTCGGAATGCTGAGAAGGCTATAATGAAAGATTCTGATGATATGCTCACGATGTTGTTTGCACGTCTAGACCAACGCTTGGTTGAGATGAATGGCTATACCTTCAATGTTGCAACATTACTCAACCCGATCGGAAACTTGTCAAAATTCTTTGACATCAAGAGAATG GTGGTGCCACGGTTGTTTGCAGCATTTATGGTGCTCCCATGGGTTTCAGAGATCTCTTATGTTAGAGTCAATGGGCTTCTCTTCTCATACTACCATGATAAGAACAAGATCATTGCTGTGTTCTCGAACACATCCCATTCTTCCAGTAATTCCACTACCTATCATTTATATAGACAATCTGTAGATCAGAGTACTGGGGAGGTGTTCGGAGATGCAATTCCTTTCACTCAACTATATTCTAATAGCCAGTGGCTTCAAGATGCATTCAATGGCAAGAGTGGGAATGCTTCTTTAGGAGTTGGATGGGGAAATGCTAGGGATGATCAGATGCTCTTTTTCACAGCTCCAGTGGCAAAAGCAGGAGTTGTTTCAGTTGGAATTACGGTAAAAGATTTTGTGGGTAACATTTCTAGCATCTACCTTCACGGTGCACTCATATACATTGGTCTAGAAGATGGACCTCCACATACTCGCTATATGCTTCGCAATAGTACAATATTTGCTTTTGATCGGAAGGACAATTTACAAAAGGCAGCGTATGCCAATATTTCCTGCCAAGTTGAAAACTATGTAGGTCAAGGTGTTGGTCCATCAAATGATAATTATTTGAGCATTTTAGGTAGAACATACAAGTATAGTTGTGGTGAACTCAACATGTACGGAATCCGAGTG GTATCTATCGTAGCCCTCGCCTATAAGAAAAGTATAATCCTGGTACAGAACATCCAGATTGTACTTCTCCAGCTTGAGTCATTGATGATTCTTGGTGTGATTATTGGGAGCTACATAATCTTCCTATTATTTAGAAGATCCCAAGTACAAGAGACATTGTTACGTGCAAGcctcatcaagcaaaaggagaaaaATCAGCACGAAGAGAGGAAGAGTATGAACAAGAGTTTGGCATTTGCTAGTGCTAGCCATGATGTGCGTAATAATCTTGCAGCCA ACGGTTTAGTAGAACTATGCCGTACTGATGCCCCCCAGGATTCTGAATTAGAGAGAAACTTGGAGAAAGCAAATAGTTGTGCATCAAAACTTCTAG GGATACTAAATTCAGTTCTTGATACAAGTAAAGTGGAAGCAGGAAAAATGCAATTAGAAGAGGTTGAATTTGACATGGCCCAGGTTCTTGAAGAGTCAATTGATATATTTTATGTATTGGCTCTTAAGAAAGGTGTTGAGGTGATTTGGGATCCTTGCGATTGCTCTGTTTTTAGATCATCAAAAGTCAAAGGAGATTGCAGGCGACTAGCACAGATTCTGGATAATTTGCTCGGCAATGCAGTGAAATTCACATCCAAGGGACATGTGGTTGTGCGTGCTTGGGCTAAGAAGCTTAGCATTGAAAACTTGAAACATTCTTATCAACATGGATGCCACTTTACTAACTTATTTGATTGTCTACCAAAGGGGCTTTGGAAAGATGCAGATGTCGACATGGATTTGGACACTCTTAATTCTATTCAGCATGATCCAAATTCTATTGAATTCATTTTTGAGGTAGATGATACTGGTATAGGAATCCCTAAAGAAAAGAGAGCTTCTGTCTTTGAAAATTATGTTCAAGTCAACGAATCAACCATTGGAGGACATGAAggcactggtttgggacttggaATTGTTCAATCCTAT GTTCATTTGATGGGTGGGAATATCAACATCCAAGATAAAGAACCAG GAAGAGGAACATGTTTCAGAtttaatatatttctaaaatcaaatgaaatttctttcaatggtgAAGGAGAGGGCACAAATACTAATAGCAATCTAGTATCAAATTTGTCACATGAGAGATATATATTTGCTTCTAGTGACCCATATACAGAGAAAAATGACACTGTCCAATCAAATATTCGAGCCATGGCACTTAGAAGAGGTCTTAAGATGGAAGGTATTCACTCTCTGCTTTTGGTTCAAGGTGATGAAACAAGAAGAATTTTGCAAAGATGGATGGAGAACTCTGGGATTAATGTCTGGGCAATTCTGCAACCGGAGCTTCTATATCCTTCACTTGAAAAGATTAAGAACGATCTCAGTTTCTCAAAAAGGTTTGATTCAGTATCAAGTAATGTCTCCTCAGAGAATGActacaagaaagaaaaagaagagtatTTTAGTTCGAAAGATGAGGATGATCAAAATTTGCCTATCACTAGTAAGAAAGATCACAATAGGATAAGTTTTGGAGGCTCATCCACTTATGTCATAGTCATTATTGATATGAGTTGTGGAAATATCACAGAGATGTGCTCAATCTTGAAGAATTTTACAAGCAGCATTCATAACATGCAATATAAAATTGTTTGGTTAGCCAATTCTGATACACCTAGTGCTGATTTAGAAATATCTAAAGAGGTAGTTTGTGATCTTATATTACAAAAGCCCTTACATGGTTCTCGTTTATATGCACTTTTGAAACTTCTACAAGAGTTTGGAGGAATAGATGAAGGTCATCCACCTCAAGTGCAAAATTTGTGTAATAGTGTACAAAGATCCACCAATCAAGGTACTGCTATAGATAGGAGTAAGATTTCATTCAACTCTTTAGCTCCTCAATCAAGCCAACATTTTCACGCGAGATCTCCAATGAGATGCAATGTAGATGATGAGAAACCTTTAAGTGGCATGAATGTCTTGCTTGTTGAAGATGCATCTACTTTGCGTCATTTATCTACAATTATGCTTTCACACTTTGGTGCAATTGTTGAATCGTCTGAAAATGGGTTAGCTGCTTTGAGTTTAATCAAAAAGGCTCTACGAGAGGCAGCTTATTTGCATGATGGAAGCATCCAAGTGCAAGGAACTTCAAAGAACTTCCGTTATGATATTGTTCTCATGGACTGTGAG ATGCCAATAATGAATGGTTTTGAAGCAACAAGATATATACGAGAAGAGGAAAAGTATTATGGCCTCCATATTCCAATTATTGCTCTAACTGCTCATACAACACCCGAGGAAGAAAGGAAGATAGTTATTTCTGGAATGGATTTTCACTTGACAAAACCATTACAAATTGACCAGTTGCTAAAAGCTATTAATAGTGTTTGTCAAAAAGAGAAGTATTAA